From the Lepisosteus oculatus isolate fLepOcu1 chromosome 1, fLepOcu1.hap2, whole genome shotgun sequence genome, one window contains:
- the nmu gene encoding neuromedin-U isoform X1: MPMKPAPCPHQPAPGSCTAGCGARAGAGRQPHCAAVLTLAVLLLALPACRSAPALLQGPQADQELQLWSEIDDLCSSYLSADLQSQAPSVLEELCYSVMGIVHKSQDVRAKEQSKRFLFHYTKSHNSGSSDPASSVLHPLLQLVPQLHARRLRRFRSDDDLQGPGGIQSRGYFLFRPRNGRRSTTFI, from the exons ATGCCGATGAAGCCAGCTCCGTGCCCGCACCAGCCTGCGCCCGGTAGCTGTACAGCCGGGTGCGGAGCCAGAGCCGGCGCCGGCAGGCAGCCCCACTGCGCCGCCGTCCTGACCCTGGCCGTCCTGCTGCTGGCTCTCCCCGCCTGCAGAA GTGCTCCGGCCCTGCTGCAGGGACCACAGGCAGACCAGGAGCTCCAGCTGTGGAGCGAG ATAGATGACCTCTGTTCCTCTTACCTCTCTGCTGACCTTCAGTCTCAG GCGCCCAGCGTCCTGGAAGAACTTTGCTACTCAGTCATGGGGATCGTACACAAGTCTCAG GATGTACGAGCAAAGGAGCAGAGTAAAAGG TTCTTATTTCATTACACAAAGAGCCACAACTCAGGCAGCTCTGACCCTGCG TCCTCTGTGCTGCATCCTTTGCTGCAACTTGTTCCCCAGCTCCATGCGAGAAGACTGAGGAGGTTCCGCAGTGAC GATGATCTTCAAGGACCTGGTGGGATTCAAAGCCGAGGATACTTCCTATTTAGG CCAAGGAATGGAAGAAGATCAACTACGTTTATCTGA
- the nmu gene encoding neuromedin-U isoform X2, translated as MPMKPAPCPHQPAPGSCTAGCGARAGAGRQPHCAAVLTLAVLLLALPACRSAPALLQGPQADQELQLWSEIDDLCSSYLSADLQSQAPSVLEELCYSVMGIVHKSQDVRAKEQSKRSSVLHPLLQLVPQLHARRLRRFRSDDDLQGPGGIQSRGYFLFRPRNGRRSTTFI; from the exons ATGCCGATGAAGCCAGCTCCGTGCCCGCACCAGCCTGCGCCCGGTAGCTGTACAGCCGGGTGCGGAGCCAGAGCCGGCGCCGGCAGGCAGCCCCACTGCGCCGCCGTCCTGACCCTGGCCGTCCTGCTGCTGGCTCTCCCCGCCTGCAGAA GTGCTCCGGCCCTGCTGCAGGGACCACAGGCAGACCAGGAGCTCCAGCTGTGGAGCGAG ATAGATGACCTCTGTTCCTCTTACCTCTCTGCTGACCTTCAGTCTCAG GCGCCCAGCGTCCTGGAAGAACTTTGCTACTCAGTCATGGGGATCGTACACAAGTCTCAG GATGTACGAGCAAAGGAGCAGAGTAAAAGG TCCTCTGTGCTGCATCCTTTGCTGCAACTTGTTCCCCAGCTCCATGCGAGAAGACTGAGGAGGTTCCGCAGTGAC GATGATCTTCAAGGACCTGGTGGGATTCAAAGCCGAGGATACTTCCTATTTAGG CCAAGGAATGGAAGAAGATCAACTACGTTTATCTGA
- the nmu gene encoding neuromedin-U isoform X3, which yields MPMKPAPCPHQPAPGSCTAGCGARAGAGRQPHCAAVLTLAVLLLALPACRSAPALLQGPQADQELQLWSEIDDLCSSYLSADLQSQAPSVLEELCYSVMGIVHKSQDVRAKEQSKRFLFHYTKSHNSGSSDPADDLQGPGGIQSRGYFLFRPRNGRRSTTFI from the exons ATGCCGATGAAGCCAGCTCCGTGCCCGCACCAGCCTGCGCCCGGTAGCTGTACAGCCGGGTGCGGAGCCAGAGCCGGCGCCGGCAGGCAGCCCCACTGCGCCGCCGTCCTGACCCTGGCCGTCCTGCTGCTGGCTCTCCCCGCCTGCAGAA GTGCTCCGGCCCTGCTGCAGGGACCACAGGCAGACCAGGAGCTCCAGCTGTGGAGCGAG ATAGATGACCTCTGTTCCTCTTACCTCTCTGCTGACCTTCAGTCTCAG GCGCCCAGCGTCCTGGAAGAACTTTGCTACTCAGTCATGGGGATCGTACACAAGTCTCAG GATGTACGAGCAAAGGAGCAGAGTAAAAGG TTCTTATTTCATTACACAAAGAGCCACAACTCAGGCAGCTCTGACCCTGCG GATGATCTTCAAGGACCTGGTGGGATTCAAAGCCGAGGATACTTCCTATTTAGG CCAAGGAATGGAAGAAGATCAACTACGTTTATCTGA